In the genome of Candidatus Saccharibacteria bacterium oral taxon 488, one region contains:
- the dprA gene encoding DNA-protecting protein DprA, translating into MEINRIHPDEHNFTQRLASIANPPKSLCFMGNLPDSGAPVVAIVGSRKPSAYGREVTEQLAGDLATAGCIIVSGLALGIDGIAQKAALEAGGTVIGVIPNELPDISPQTNYKLAMNIIENGGAILSEWKKGDGKIVNRWSFLERNRLVSGLADAVIITEAAERSGTLNTAAHALSQGRDVFAVPGNITSPLSAGCNALLKQGALVATTATDILDAIAPSATQPVTDQTIVPLGETPAENTIIGLLRAGLRDGDQLQQQSGLTPADFATALTMLEINGVVKPLGANNWTLN; encoded by the coding sequence ATGGAAATCAATAGAATCCATCCAGATGAGCATAATTTTACCCAGAGGTTGGCAAGTATTGCTAATCCACCGAAAAGCTTGTGTTTCATGGGAAATTTGCCAGATAGCGGCGCACCGGTCGTGGCAATCGTTGGCTCACGCAAACCCTCGGCGTACGGCCGGGAGGTGACTGAGCAGCTGGCGGGCGACCTGGCAACAGCCGGCTGTATCATCGTCAGTGGCTTGGCGCTCGGCATCGACGGCATTGCCCAGAAAGCCGCCCTCGAGGCTGGCGGCACAGTCATCGGTGTCATTCCCAATGAACTACCTGACATCTCGCCGCAAACCAATTACAAATTAGCTATGAACATCATCGAAAACGGCGGCGCTATTCTATCCGAGTGGAAAAAAGGCGACGGTAAAATCGTCAATCGCTGGAGCTTTCTAGAGCGCAACCGCTTGGTCTCCGGCTTGGCTGACGCCGTCATCATCACCGAGGCCGCCGAACGCAGCGGCACGCTGAACACCGCCGCCCACGCCTTGTCCCAAGGCCGCGATGTCTTTGCCGTGCCAGGCAATATCACCAGTCCGCTGTCTGCCGGCTGCAACGCGCTACTCAAACAAGGCGCCCTCGTCGCCACCACCGCTACGGACATCCTCGACGCTATCGCCCCGTCAGCCACTCAACCCGTCACCGACCAAACCATCGTCCCCCTCGGTGAAACCCCAGCCGAAAACACTATCATTGGCTTGCTCCGGGCCGGCCTGAGAGACGGCGACCAACTACAACAACAATCCGGCCTCACCCCAGCCGACTTCGCCACGGCGCTAACCATGCTAGAGATCAACGGCGTAGTCAAACCGCTTGGGGCGAATAATTGGACCCTTAACTAG
- a CDS encoding methyltransferase domain-containing protein yields the protein MDKCIKRVLSLPQLTPSEEVNAAFTKLVETVVAHGEEPLLCDEDIRRQVQQRCAVAEGKLEQYWSRRITKADNPWAKLEAFPYHENYKELTRREIGLLGRAGLWLCDSSEVAMIGSGPLPLTGWWLHQLTGAQITHIDASNEAIELSRGLATALNWPGKFVTGLGQSVALDEGRYDAIYVAGLAGETLAEKQAIVDHVRPALKPDGRLIARGAYGARTLLYPGFDAHAFEGVRLMEEYHPTDEVINSVFVYKPVQ from the coding sequence ATGGATAAATGTATTAAACGAGTGCTGAGCTTGCCGCAGCTCACACCTTCTGAGGAAGTTAATGCGGCATTTACCAAATTAGTTGAGACAGTGGTGGCGCACGGTGAGGAGCCGCTACTGTGCGACGAGGATATTCGCCGTCAGGTGCAGCAGCGCTGCGCGGTAGCCGAAGGAAAACTGGAGCAGTACTGGTCGAGGCGTATCACGAAGGCGGATAACCCGTGGGCAAAGCTGGAAGCGTTTCCGTATCATGAGAATTATAAAGAGTTGACGCGGCGTGAGATTGGACTACTGGGGCGAGCTGGGCTGTGGCTGTGTGACTCCTCGGAGGTTGCGATGATCGGTAGCGGGCCGTTGCCGCTGACGGGCTGGTGGTTGCATCAATTAACGGGAGCGCAGATTACCCATATTGATGCATCGAACGAGGCGATTGAGTTATCACGCGGCCTTGCCACGGCACTTAATTGGCCGGGTAAATTTGTGACTGGTCTGGGTCAGTCGGTAGCGTTGGATGAGGGGCGGTATGATGCGATATATGTGGCGGGGCTGGCTGGCGAAACGCTGGCGGAAAAGCAAGCAATTGTTGATCATGTACGACCAGCGCTCAAACCAGATGGGCGACTGATCGCGCGCGGGGCGTACGGGGCGCGCACCCTGCTCTATCCAGGATTTGATGCTCACGCTTTTGAGGGTGTGCGGCTGATGGAGGAATATCATCCGACCGATGAGGTGATTAATTCAGTCTTTGTGTATAAGCCCGTGCAGTAA
- a CDS encoding TIGR03943 family protein: MHAKFGSLLRAGGGLLACGYIILIAVRGQLGFYIHPRYHLLAVVAAMTGGMLLILDIILQLRHNPAGKRRASAGATTTKHPEKPRRKISLLSIITAGILALAIVLPPRPLSSSSAANRATSGPTSTTGRCEKPEPLDGKPVSMNRWRNAFDDCPNDSFFDSVTIDVTGFVARDPSGFYDNRYFELSRFVISCCAVDSTPINILVKSPDAERYRNNQWLQVRGQVKRELSGGRAVYVLTNPTITPTTEPANPYEFLGV, encoded by the coding sequence ATGCACGCTAAGTTCGGCTCATTGTTACGCGCTGGCGGTGGGCTACTCGCCTGTGGCTACATCATCCTCATCGCCGTCCGCGGCCAGCTCGGCTTTTACATTCATCCGCGCTACCATCTGCTCGCCGTCGTGGCGGCCATGACTGGCGGTATGTTACTAATCCTCGATATCATCTTGCAGCTACGCCATAACCCAGCAGGGAAGCGACGAGCCTCCGCTGGCGCGACAACCACGAAGCACCCAGAAAAGCCGCGGCGTAAAATCTCTCTACTTTCAATCATCACCGCCGGCATCCTCGCTCTGGCCATCGTCCTGCCGCCGCGCCCACTGTCCTCGTCCAGCGCCGCCAACCGCGCCACGTCCGGGCCAACCAGCACGACCGGCCGCTGCGAAAAACCAGAGCCGCTTGACGGCAAGCCCGTTTCCATGAACCGCTGGCGTAACGCGTTTGATGACTGCCCGAATGACAGCTTTTTTGACAGCGTAACCATCGACGTCACTGGCTTCGTGGCGCGCGACCCGAGTGGCTTTTACGACAACCGCTATTTCGAGCTCTCGCGCTTCGTTATCAGCTGCTGCGCCGTCGACAGCACCCCGATCAATATCCTCGTTAAATCCCCAGACGCCGAGCGTTACCGCAACAACCAGTGGCTACAAGTGCGCGGCCAGGTTAAACGTGAGCTATCCGGCGGCCGAGCTGTCTATGTGCTCACTAACCCCACCATCACCCCAACCACCGAACCAGCCAATCCATACGAATTCCTCGGTGTTTAG
- a CDS encoding permease — translation MPSLQTIYQHAGAWFKNHSDAIRWTIVGLFGIVVMQYGLQIDLWLIAHPPHTWAETLAPLAQDFLTLTCSVIVEATPFLIIGIIVSALIRRFLPPDRLLKILPKHTLIRRILLSLVGIALPVCECGNVPVARSLLAHGLKPADVISFLLAAPILNPITIIATMTAFSFEPRMVWWRIGFGFLIVQLTALIVSFIHPRHVLQPSFAASCTDRHPTTFRHILADSRNEFWQLTTMLVLGAMIAAATQVFVPRSIINAVGGDIILSVIAMIGLGFVVSICSSVDAFFALAYARIFTNGSVLAFLLTGPMIDIKLILLMRSTFRPRFILLVMLIIFSLSLAIGIGVNLYAR, via the coding sequence ATATATCAGCACGCTGGCGCCTGGTTCAAAAACCACAGCGATGCAATCCGATGGACTATCGTCGGCCTGTTTGGCATCGTTGTGATGCAGTATGGTTTACAAATCGACCTCTGGCTGATTGCTCATCCGCCGCACACATGGGCCGAGACGTTGGCGCCATTGGCACAGGATTTCCTGACACTAACCTGCAGCGTCATCGTTGAGGCCACACCGTTTCTCATCATCGGCATCATTGTTTCCGCTCTCATCCGCCGCTTCCTACCGCCAGACCGATTGCTGAAAATCCTACCCAAACACACGCTCATCCGCCGCATTCTCCTCTCGCTCGTCGGCATTGCGCTGCCAGTCTGCGAGTGCGGCAATGTGCCAGTCGCCCGCAGCCTCCTAGCGCACGGCCTCAAACCCGCCGACGTCATCAGCTTTCTCCTCGCCGCGCCGATCCTCAATCCGATCACCATCATCGCCACCATGACCGCCTTTAGTTTTGAACCACGCATGGTCTGGTGGCGCATCGGCTTTGGCTTTCTGATCGTCCAGCTGACCGCTTTGATCGTCAGCTTCATTCACCCCAGACACGTCCTCCAGCCGTCATTTGCTGCCTCCTGCACCGACCGTCACCCAACGACCTTTCGCCACATTCTCGCTGATTCTCGCAACGAATTTTGGCAACTCACCACCATGCTCGTCCTCGGCGCCATGATCGCTGCCGCCACCCAAGTCTTCGTCCCGCGCTCCATCATCAACGCCGTCGGCGGCGACATCATCCTGTCGGTCATCGCCATGATCGGCCTCGGCTTTGTCGTCTCTATCTGCTCCAGCGTCGATGCGTTTTTTGCGTTGGCCTACGCCCGTATCTTTACCAATGGCTCCGTTCTCGCCTTTCTGCTAACTGGCCCGATGATCGACATCAAGCTCATTCTCCTCATGAGAAGCACCTTCCGCCCGCGATTTATCCTGCTGGTTATGCTCATTATTTTCAGTCTGTCACTCGCGATAGGGATCGGAGTCAATCTATATGCACGCTAA